A region of Denticeps clupeoides unplaced genomic scaffold, fDenClu1.1, whole genome shotgun sequence DNA encodes the following proteins:
- the LOC114783312 gene encoding early growth response protein 1 has protein sequence MAAAKTEMLLPAMQISDALSFPHSPMDNYPKLEEMMLLNSAGTPFLNASAPEGAAFGTGEPGDGYDHLAGDTLPEISLNCEKPLVEQSYHTQRLPSISYTGRFTLEPAASCGNSLWAEPLFSLVSGLVGINPPSSSTASVAASSAVPQTNSSSSSTSSSSSSSSTASSTTTSSSTSSQSSSLSCSVQGNEPNPIYSAAPTYSSSSPDIFPEQSPNFPTGVGGSLQYPPPSYPKAKTCTSGFPVPMIPDYLFPQQQSEISLVPPDQKPFQGAAGQQPSLTPLSTIKAFATQTGSQDPKSVFTSPLVKPSCMRKYPNRPSKTPPHERPYACPVDTCDRRFSRSDELTRHIRIHTGQKPFQCRICMRNFSRSDHLTTHIRTHTGEKPFACEICGRKFARSDERKRHTKIHLRQKDKKADKGGVTPAGAGVMSAPSPVSSYPSPIASYPSPVSSYPSPVPSCYSSPVHTSYPSPSIATTYPSASGAFAAQVAANIYSSPVTTPLPDIQTTLSPRTAEIC, from the exons ATGGCCGCAGCCAAGACCGAGATGCTCCTTCCCGCCATGCAGATCTCGGACGCCCTCAGCTTCCCGCACTCGCCGATGGATAACTACCCCAAGCTGGAGGAAATGATGCTGCTCAACTCGGCGGGGACGCCCTTCCTCAACGCCTCTGCGCCCGAGGGCGCGGCGTTCGGCACGGGGGAGCCCGGGGACGGGTACGACCACCTCGCCGGAG ACACGTTGCCGGAGATCTCCCTCAACTGCGAGAAGCCTCTGGTGGAGCAGAGCTACCACACCCAGCGGCTGCCCTCCATCTCCTACACGGGGCGCTTCACCCTGGAACCGGCGGCCAGCTGTGGCAACAGCCTGTGGGCCGAGCCGCTCTTCAGCCTGGTCAGCGGGCTGGTGGGCATCAACCCTCCGTCCAGCAGCACCGCCAGCGTAGCCGCGTCGTCGGCCGTCCCCCAGACCAACTCTTCCTCTTCGTCGActtcctccagctcctcatcttcctcaacCGCGTCCTCGACCACCACTTCTTCCAGCACGTCCAGCCAGAGCTCCAGCCTCAGCTGCTCCGTGCAGGGGAACGAGCCCAACCCCATCTACTCGGCCGCCCCCACCTACTCCAGCTCCAGCCCCGACATCTTCCCGGAGCAGAGCCCCAACTTCCCCACCGGCGTCGGGGGCTCCCTCCAGTACCCTCCCCCATCCTACCCCAAGGCCAAGACCTGCACCAGCGGCTTCCCGGTGCCCATGATCCCCGACTACCTGTTCCCCCAGCAGCAGAGCGAGATCAGCCTGGTGCCCCCCGACCAGAAACCCTTCCAGGGCGCGGCGGGCCAGCAGCCATCTCTGACGCCGCTGTCCACCATCAAGGCGTTCGCCACGCAGACGGGCTCCCAGGACCCCAAGAGTGTCTTCACGTCCCCACTGGTCAAGCCCAGCTGCATGCGCAAGTACCCCAACCGGCCCAGCAAGACCCCCCCACACGAGCGGCCCTACGCCTGCCCCGTGGACACCTGCGACCGCCGCTTCTCCCGCTCGGACGAGCTGACGCGCCACATCCGCATCCACACGGGCCAGAAGCCCTTCCAGTGCCGCATCTGCATGCGCAACTTCAGCCGCAGCGACCACCTGACCACGCACATCCGCACgcacaccggcgagaagccctTCGCCTGCGAGATCTGCGGCCGCAAGTTCGCCCGCAGCGACGAGCGCAAGCGCCACACCAAGATCCACCTGCGGCAGAAGGACAAGAAGGCGGACAAGGGCGGGGTCACGCCGGCGGGGGCCGGGGTCATGTCCGCCCCCTCCCCCGTCTCCAGCTACCCCTCTCCCATCGCCTCCTACCCGTCCCCGGTGTCCTCCTACCCCTCCCCCGTCCCGTCCTGCTACTCCTCGCCTGTCCACACCTCCTACCCGTCCCCCTCCATCGCCACCACGTACCCCTCGGCGTCCGGCGCCTTCGCGGCGCAGGTGGCCGCCAACATCTACAGCTCCCCCGTCACCACGCCGCTGCCCGACATCCAGACCACGCTCTCGCCAAGGACAGCCGAGATCTGCTGA